The proteins below come from a single Vicugna pacos chromosome 13, VicPac4, whole genome shotgun sequence genomic window:
- the PADI4 gene encoding protein-arginine deiminase type-4, with protein sequence MVQGAVIHVAPEQPTYAVCVLGTETQLDVYSSAPQGYTSFSISASPGVGVDVAHSPPAKKNPTGSSAWPLGPGLEVNLTVRAASSSTGDQKVQISYYGPKTAPIQALLYITGVEISLSADISRTGKMKPTGGKKDQRTWTWGPRGQGAILLVNCDKDNPDSSTVDCMDDQVFDSQDLQDMSLVTLSTKTPRDFFSKHQLMLHVAKSEMDKVRVFQASSDKQPSRYNMVVGPQQPSHPLELPGGQHSTDFYVEGLAFPDASFQGLVSLKLSLLDTSNPDLPEALVFQDSVVFRVAPWIMTPNTQPPKEVYVCRILENEDFLKSVAALAKKARCKLIVCAKEESMDDRWMQDEMEIGYIQAPHKTMPVVFDSPRNRGLKDFPVKCMLGPDFGYVTRMPQAGKVTDLDSFGNLEVSPPVAVGKKEYPLGRILIGDSGYPSRKSQEMNQALQDFLSAQQVQAPVKLYSDWLSVGHVDEFLSFVPVHKKGFRLLLASPRSCYKLFKEKLEEGHGDALLFQGVKNKRQQKIKDILSNKKLREHNSYVESCIDWNREVLKRELGLTERDIVDIPQLFRLQKDLTGTLKAEAFFPNMVNMLVLGKHLGIPKPFGPIINGRCCLEEKMCALLEPLGLHCTFIDDFTSYHVQQGDVHCGTNVHRQPFSFKWWHMVP encoded by the exons ATGGTCCAGGGGGCAGTGATCCATGTGGCCCCAGAACAGCCCACCtatgctgtgtgtgtgctgggcacCGAGACTCAGCTGGACGTCTACAG CTCTGCCCCCCAGGGCTACACATCCTTCAGCATCAGCGCCTCCCCAGGAGTGGGCGTAGATGTTGCCCACAGTCCTCCAGCCAAGAAGAATCCCACGGGTTCCTCCGCATggcccctgggccctgggctggagGTGAACCTGACGGTGAGAGCTGCCAGCAGTAGCACAGGTGACCAGAAG GTTCAGATTTCATACTATGGACCCAAGACTGCCCCAATCCAAGCCCTGCTCTACATCACCGGGGTCG AAATCTCCTTGAGCGCGGACATCTCCCGCACTGGCAAAATGAAGCCAACAGGAGGCAAGAAAGATCAG AGGACTTGGACCTGGGGCCCTCGTGGGCAGGGTGCCATCCTGCTGGTGAACTGTGACAAGGACAATCCCGATTCTTCCACTGTGGACTGCATGGATGACCAGGTGTTTGACAGCCAAG ATCTGCAGGACATGTCCCTGGTGACCCTGAGCACGAAGACCCCCAGGGACTTCTTCAGCAAGCATCAGCTGATGCTCCACGTGGCCAAATCTGAGATGGACAAAGTCAGGGTGTTTCAAGCCAGTT CAGACAAACAGCCCTCCAGGTACAACATGGTCGTGGGGCCGCAGCAGCCCTCTCACCCGCTGGAGCTCCCTGGCGGCCAGCACAGCACAGACTTCTACGTGGAGGGCCTGGCTTTCCCAGACGCCAGCTTCCAGGGGCTCGTCTCCCTCAAGCTCTCCCTGCTGGACACGTCCAACCCG GATCTCCCCGAAGCCCTGGTTTTCCAGGACAGTGTGGTCTTCCGCGTGGCCCCCTGGATCATGACCCCCAACACTCAGCCCCCGAAGGAGGTGTATGTGTGCAG AATATTGGAAAACGAGGACTTCCTGAAGTCAGTGGCTGCTCTGGCCAAGAAAGCCAGGTGCAAGCTGATCGTCTGCGCCAAGGAGGAGAGCATGGATGACCGGTGGATGCAG GATGAGATGGAGATCGGCTACATCCAAGCCCCACACAAAACGATGCCCGTGGTCTTTGACTCCCCGAGGAACCGAGGCCTGAAGGATTTCCCCGTCAAGTGCATGCTG GGTCCAGATTTTGGCTACGTGACTCGAATGCCCCAAGCAGGGAAGGTGACTGACCTTGACTCCTTTGGGAACCTGGAAGTGAGCCCCCCAGTCGCCGTCGGGAAGAAGGAGTACCCCCTGGGGAGGATTCTCATTGGGGACAGCGGTTACCCCAG CAGGAAAAGCCAGGAGATGAACCAGGCCCTGCAGGATTTCCTCAGTGCCCAGCAGGTGCAGGCCCCTGTGAAACTCTATTCCGACTGGCTGTCTGTGGGCCACGTGGACGAGTTCCTGAGCTTTGTTCCAGTGCACAAGAAG GGCTTCCGGCTGCTCCTGGCCAGCCCCAGGTCCTGCTACAAACTATTCAAGGAAAAGCTCGAGGAGGGCCACGGGGATGCTCTGCTGTTCCAAGGCGTCAAAA ACAAACGCCAACAGAAAATCAAGGACATTCTGTCAAACAAGAAATTGAGAGAACATAATTCATATGTGGAG AGTTGCATCGACTGGAACCGGGAGGTGCTGAAGCGGGAGCTGGGCCTGACGGAACGGGACATCGTGGACATCCCCCAGCTCTTCAGGCTCCAAAAAGACTTAACAGGGACCCTCAAGGCCGAAGCCTTTTTCCCAAACATG GTGAACATGCTGGTGCTGGGGAAGCACCTGGGCATCCCCAAGCCCTTCGGGCCCATCATCAATGGCCGTTGCTGCCTGGAGGAGAAGATGTGTGCCCTGCTGGAGCCGCTGGGCCTCCACTGCACCTTCATCGACGACTTCACCTCGTACCACGTTCAGCAGGGGGATGTGCACTGCGGCACCAACGTGCACCGGCAGCCTTTCTCCTTCAAGTGGTGGCACATGGTGCCCTGA